The Anaerolineales bacterium DNA segment TTCTCAAGGAAGAAAATAGTGTGATCGTGCTGGTCGCGCGGTGTGTCGTTCGACACGATGGAAAGGTCACCGCTCATGCGCAGGTGAATGATCAGGTTTCCGCGATCGAGAAGGATGTGGATGAATTTTCCCCGGCGCCCGACGTCGCGGACGAGGCGGTTGCGGATACGCCGTCGAAAGGTCGATTCCGACGGCGTTTGGATGTGGCGCGGCCAGTGTAGCGAAACGCGTTGAATTCTTTGCCCTATCAACGAGGGATCACGATCGCCTTCGCGAAGGATTCTGGCGATAGTCTCAACTTCGGGTAATTCCGGCATACGCTGGCATTATACCGTCCGAAGACAGAACAGCAAGTGAATTGCTGGTCACATCGTTCGCCTTCGATCATTTATCTAGCGAACGCAGATGAGATCCCGGATTTGGTCGAATTTCGCCGATCCGATGCCCGAAACGTGTGTGATGTCCTCGACTTTCCCGAAGGGACCATATTTTTCCCTGTATTCGACGATCTTCTGCGCCAGACTAGGCCCGATGCCGGGGAGTCTCTCCAATTCCGGCGCGGTTGCCGTGTTGATGTCGAGTAAATCATGGGCCGACGCATTGGTTTCGGGGCGCGCAATGCTGGTCGGATCGCTGGCATCCACCTGGATGGGCACGGTGATTTGTTCCCCATCCGACAAAGTCGAGGCGAGATTGATCCTATCCATGGCTGCGTTGTCCAGCGCGCCGCCCGCTTTTTCGATCGCCTGGCGGGCGATCGATCCGTCAGGCAATTCGTAAACTCCCGGATTGGCCACCGCGCCGGCAACATGAACTCGTATCGGACCCGGCGTCGGCGGCGGCTCCAGAACTACGGGCGTTCCACGCGGTTCGGAAATGAACAGGATCAGCAGTCCGGTTGCGAGTAATCCGCTGAGCAGTCCTCCGAGAAAAGTGCCAAGCTTCTGCAGCATATTCAATCCCCCTCTAGTTGCGATCCGAGTGTTTCCATTATAGGCAAAATACGCAAGGTCGATCAAACCGGCTATAATCAACGTATGTCTTCAGAGAAACGGACGGGCGACGACGGTTTTACAAATCTACTCGGTGACGAACGCGTCGCCAAACATCACCTTCGACCGAGCAGTTACGGTACGGTCGATGAATCGTCTGCCGCGCTGGGGCTGGCGCGTTCGTTTGCGCTCTCGGACGACACGAAAGATGTGATTCGCGCCGTTCAAAAAGACCTCTACCACATGATGGCCGAACTCGCTGCCACGAAAGCGGCGGCTTCCCGTTTCCGAGATATCGACGAGGACCGGGTTGGCTGGTTGGAACGAGAGATCGCAGGATTCGAGCAGAAGATCGAAATTCAGAAGGATTTTGTGTTGGTTGGAGATTCGCCGGCCGCCACGGCGCTCGATCTGGCGCGGGCGATCGTGCGCAGGGCGGAACGCAGCGTGGCTAAATTATCGCACGAGAATGAAATCGACAACGCCCAGGTCCTTGCTTACCTCAACAGATTATCCCATCTGTGTTTCGTGCTCATGTTGTGGGAGGATCATCTGGCCGGCAACGAGAAACCGCAGCGGACGAAAGAGTAGACCTCGTGCTCGGAACCTTGATTAACATCGCAAGCGTCTTCGTGGGCAGCACCATCGGGATTCTATCCGGACAGCGGTTTCCTGAACGAGTACGGCAAACCGTGATCGCCAGTTTGGGGGTCTTCACGATGGCGGTTGGCGTCAGTTTGTTCATCGACAGTATGGGAGTCGACGGGGAGAATGTGCTCGTCCCACTGATCAGCTTGCTGGTCGGGGGGATTCTGGGGGAGTGGTGGCGTATCGAACGGCGCTTGAAGTCGCTCGGAGCGTGGCTCGAGGCAAGATTCGCGGCCGGCGAAGGTGAGGCGGTTGGCGAGAATCGCTTCGTGCGCGGGTTTCTTTCGGCCAGCCTGCTCTTCTGCGTTGGTCCCATGACCATTCTCGGATCGATACAGGACGGTCTGACCGGAGATTACCGCCTGCTCGTGATCAAATCCGTACTGGATGGTTTCGCTGCGATTGCTTTGGCATCCACGCTGGGTATCGGCGTGATGTTTTCGGTGATCGTGATACTGCTCTATCAGGGGGGAATCAGTCTACTCGCGGCGCAGGCCACCGCTTTTTTCAGCGATATCATGCTGGCGGAACTGACGGCAGTGGGCGGGATCCTGCTGTTGAGTTTGTCGATCGGTTCGATACTCGAGCTTCGCCCAATCCGCTCCGGCAATTTACTCCCGGCTTTGCTTGTCGCACCGATCCTGGTGCTCGTGTTTCAAGCGTTGGGGATCGGTTGAATCCCGGAATCTTTCACGATCGCTAAAATCGGGCGGATCGAAGAAAAGGATGATATCTCTCGTTCCTCGCAGTGGTTGGAGTTGATAAATTGAGAATTACGGCCGGCGTTGGATGGTGGATCAATCCGCGAGCTGCAGTGCGGAATCGATAACTTGTTGAAAATCCACGTAAGGTGCGGCACCGACCAATTCCTGCCCGTTGATGAAGAACGTAGGGGTCGAATTTACTCCGCGATCCCTACCGGCAGTGAATTCCGCATCCACTCTGGTATTATAGCGCCCTTCATCCAGACAACTCGAGAATTGATCTCGATCGAGATTCAAGGACTCCGCGAAAGCGATTAAGCGAGCGGAGGAAAAGTTGGCGGCGGTTTGATTCGCAAAGAGAAGGTCGGTGTATTGCCAAAAACGATTCTGCTCGGCGGCACACAGACTGGCGTTCGCCGCGACGGTCGACCCGCTGCCGAGAATGGGAAATTGGCGAAACTCGATTCTCACCTGGCCTGTTGAGACATAGTTGGCGATGATTTGCGGCAGCGTACTTTGGTCGAAATCGCGACAATGCGAGCATAGAAAATCCGAATAGTCTTCGATAACGACCGGCGCATCTGGGCTTCCGAGCGAAGTGCCATCGGCGAAGGGATATTCGCGGGCCGCTGGAACGTTGATGTCCTGTGTGGCGTTCAGACTGGGCCAAATCAGCAATGCTGCAATGATGAGCGCTCCACCGATGATCATGAACAGCCCGATCAAGCGCCTTTGGCTTCGCTGTTTTCTATTCTGGGCGATTTTATCTGCACGTTTACTCATCGATACTCCATGTTGAGACAATGTTTAATATCCTGCCATAAAAGAGGTAGTTTGTCTACATTGTCGATGAGGTAGATGCTTCGTTAATTTATATCCGTTGAACCACCCACGTCACGATTTCTTCGATCACACCGGCCTTTTCAGGCTCGTTGTGCACCTCATGATACAGTCCCGGAAGGATGCGTAAGGTTTTATCTTCGCTCGTCGATTGTTCGAAAAACGTTTCACACGCGGAGACGTCGATGATGTGATCCTCCTGGCCACAGATCAATAACAGCGGCTGATGGAACTCCGCTGCGTGTGCGAGGGTTTCCTCACCGGCTCGGGTTGCTTCAATGAAAAGGCGGGCGCTGGCCCAATCATGTACGAGGGGATCATCGATGTAGGCTTGTACGACGGACTCGTCCCGTGATAAATCGTGCGGATTAAGACCGCTGTGCTGCGAAAAGGTCGGCCATACCCTCGACATCAGCCGGCCCAGCAGAAGTTTGAGCGTTGGCACCTCAAATTTGCGCCTCAAGGCGGGTCCTGTGGCGATGACGCCGGTGAGCGGCGTGGTCGGTCGCAGCCCGAAGCGCAGGGCGAGCAGCCCCCCGAGACTGTGGCCGTATAGAAAGCGGGCTTTTTCGGCGTTTGCGTGATCGATGAGCAGCCGGATATCGTCGAGCCATTGATCCAAACTGGGCGTATGGCCGCGCGGGCCTTCGGATTTGCCGTGTCCGCGTAAATCGATGGCATGAAAGGCAATCCCCTTTGCCGTAAACGCCCGGGCGACGTGATCGTATCGCCCGGCATGCTCTCCGAGCCCATGCAGTAAACACACCGTCGCCTCGGCGTTTCCGTCCGGCTCCCAGGCTTGCCAATACAGTTTCACGCCGTCGCTGGCCGTAAGCCGCTGAAATTTTCTTTCCATCACTCTCCCCTTCCGTTGTTTGTTCTATCGAATCATCATCGGCGTCATGAGTCAAGTTCCATCTCGTAAACCGGGTGCCTGGGTTCTTTCCGATTGAAACCAAGCTGCTCATAGAGCTGTAGACTGCGTGTATTATCGAGCTGCGTATTCACGGACATCTTCCACTTCGAAGCACGCATCAGTCGCCGGATTGCATCTATGACCAACGCTCTGCCGAAACCCTGCCGCTGCCAGGACGGATCTACAGCCAGGCGAGCGAGATGTGCGCCGTAATGGGATTCGGTGCTGATTTGGTATGCAGCGATGCGGTTTTCGATCTCGATGACACGAGCCTCGGAAGCCCGGCGGAAGGCGTGGCGCAGCGTTTTCTCGGAATAGCGCCAAATACCCCCAAAGGCGCGTTCGTCCAGCTCAGCTACGCTCGGAAGATCTTCTCGCTGCATGGTTCGAATCGTACCCCTGGTGAGGTCAGTGGCCGGCAGGGGTTGCCGCTGCCATTCGAGGAAGACGACATCGTTGCTGTGTCGGAAACCGGTTTTCTCGAGTAGTGGGGCGAACCAATCCGCAGACAGAAGGGCTGCGGCGTGACGTACGTTCATGGATCGTGCCTGCAGAGCCGCTTCGTGCCAGAGCGGAGTCCAGAGATCGGACGGGGTGTACGAGAGACCGACCGCAAAGAGTCGTATCCACGAAACCTCCGGTGGATCCGGAGGACAGGCCAAACATCCAATGACGCGATTTCCATGCAGCGCGATGACGTATGGGGGTTGACCTAGAAGTGAAAGTGCGTCTACCCAATCGAAATGTTGGTGCAAATAGTCTGCTGTTTGGATCAGGTGCAGCACTTCGTCGTGGTCGTTTGGCGTTGAAGATCGAAAAGTCCATGCAGCGTGGCTGCTCATAATTCGTCGTTTCAGGGCGCCCAAAACATGCGCATCAGCGACCGATTAAACGGAATGGCCATTTCAATAATTGACGCAGTAGACGGTCACGCGCTCGCGCTTTGGGCATCGTTTCGAGACCACTCTGCATCGTGGAGAGCGCTTCGAGCGGTTTTCCCTGCCGGAGCTGCAGACGCGAGAGTGCTTGAAGCGTGGAGGAATAATTTTCCGAATCGCTGATCTTGTCGAACAAGTCGATGGCTTGATGATAGGCATGTTCTGCGGCGGAATTTTGGCCGCAGGCTTCGAGCGCCGAAGCGAGATTGCCGGAAGCCTGGGCAGCTCGGTTTTCATCGCCTTGCGAGAGGAAATAGTCGGGGGTGTCACGAACCAACTCGAGAGCGGCTTGCGGCTGATTCGCCGCAAGCAAGACGACACACAAGTTATTGGCGATCTCTGCCGCTTTACTCGAGTTTTGATCCTTGCTGTAGTGCTCTCTGGCGAGGGTATAACGTTCGATACTCCGCTCGTATTGACCCGAGCGATACGACTCCAGTGCGAGTTCTTCGAGTTCTTCCGGCGAAGCTTCGCTCTCTTTCATAGAGTTATGTCGAGTAGAGTCTCGGCGAGGATGCGCAGTTTCTCGACGGGAATCTCACTGAGTTGTTTGGCGATTTGTACGTACGTCTCGTTGCCGGGCTTACAAAGAAATTCGCGAATCTCCGGCGAAAAATCCATGAAATTCTTAAATGCCTTGTTCGTCGTGAGCCATTCCCCGACCGGACCTTCATCGTCGATATAGTCCTCGATCGATTGCCCTAACGCTTCGACGATCAATTCGAGATCGGTGAAGGGAATGGATTTTTCCCCGCGTTCGTACGAGCCCATACTCCTGGAGGAGATTCCTATGCTTTCTGCCAACGCCTTCATCGTCATTCCGGTATCGCTTCTACGCTTCCGAACGAGCGCACCGATGATCCGCTGACGCAGCGAAAGAAAGACTTCAGGGTCGAACTCGTCTCTTTCGTCCTTCTCCGGGGCGGTTGGGGCGATCAAGGAATCCAGGGGAGTGTCCAGGTGGAAGGCAAGCAGTTCGAGTTCAGGTAAAGAGATGATGCGACGACCGTGTTCGTAGGAGGAAAGAATCCCCCTCGTGGTTCCGATCATTTCTGCGGCTTCGCTGAGGCTTAGATGGGCTTCCGTACGAGCCTCGCGTATAATTGCCCCCAGCATTTTCGCTCGCAATGTAAGCGCAGCTGAATCGGTCATGGTCATTCTCCAAGACGTGAATCGCCGCGATTATAGCAGAAGTCAATCGAATAAGCGCATACATGCGCCGGGCGATTCCTGGTTCGCGGATGGTTGGAATCGTGACGATAGAAGCCTCCCCCAGTTAAGGCTTTTCTCATTCATCTTCAGGTGGCATAAGATAGCCGATTCCTTGGCGGGTGACAATGTGAATCGGATTCTTGGGATCAGGTTCGATTTTCTGCCGCAGGCGGCTTAGGCAGACCCAGAGGATTTCCTTATCGTCCTGGTATTCCGGTCCCCATACCATCGAAAGTAAGTCGTCAGAACTTATGACCTGTCCTATGGAACTCGCAAAAGTTTGCAGCAGGCGATACTCCGTCGCCGTGAGTGAGACTCGTTCGCCCGATACGGTAACCAACGCGCGCGGCAAATCGATCGTCAGTTCGTGATGGGTGAATATCGGTTGATGGAAGCTTTCGTCCATCGTACGTTCTGCGCGCCGCAGGACGGCGCGCACCCGTGCCAGCATTTCTTGCGCCGAAAAAGGTTTGACGATGTAATCGTCGGCGCCGGCATCCAGTCCGCGGACTCGATCCCGTTCCTCGCCCTTTGCGGTGAGGATGATGATGGGCACGGATGAAAATTCTCGAATCCTCTCACAAGCTGTGAAGCCGTCCATCACGGGCATCATCACGTCCAGCATGATCAAGTCCGGCTGTTCCTTCGAGACTTCTTCCAGTGCTTCCTGGCCATCGTTTGCCGATCGCACTTCGTATCCTTCGGTCCGCAAGTTGACTTCGACGAGTTGAACGTATCGAGGTTCATCGTCTACGACCAAGATGGTTTGTTTCTTGTCTTCACTCATGTTCGTTCTCTCCGCGGTCTATGCCGTTGATGTTAATCGGCAGCGTAAAGTAGAATTTCGAGCCCTGGCCGAGTTTGCTTTCCACACCGATCTCACCACCGTGCGCTTCGATGATCTTCCGACAGATGTACAGCCCCAAACCCGTTCCTCGGACCGAGCTGCTCGTTTCCGGGACGCGATAGAAGCGCTCAAAAAGGTGGGGAACATGATCTGTAGGTATGCCCGGTCCCTGGTCGATCACCGACACCCTCAAACGTTGATCGTTTCGCCGGACCTGGATGTTGACGGCTGAATCGGGGGCATATTTGTGGGCATTGGTAATGAAATTTTCCAGCACCTGGGCGATGCGCGTTCCGTCGATTTCGATCTCGGGAATGTCTTCGTCCATTTCGGCGGTCAGTCGCATCTCGGGATACAAAGATATCGTGCGCTGGATGACGTCGTTCAGGATGGGTGAGAGGTGGGTGGGGGAGAAGGTCATCTTCAGCGTTCCGGTCTGCAAGCGAGATGAGTCCAGCAGGTTGTCGATGAGTTCGCGCAAGCGATCGGACTCATCGTCGATGATCGAAAGGAACTGTTTGCGAGTTTCTTCGTCCCATTCCGTGTCCTCGCGCAGTAAGGTTGTTACGTATCCCTTGATGAAGCCGAGCGGCGTTCTCAGTTCGTGAGACACCGTGGAAACGAACTCGTCCTGCATACGCGCCAGCTGGCGCTGCGCTTCCAGGTTTGCGATACGGCGCGCCATGCGGCGATTTTCCAACAGCTGTCCCACGTGCCAACCAACGAATTCTGCCAGGCGAATGTGTTCCGCAGGATAGGATGGTCCACCGAAACGGCCAAACGTGAGCCCACCGACTCGACGCCCCGAAACGACGAGAGGGAGACCGAGATAATCCCGGCGGCGGTCACGGCTTTTTACCATCGGGCCGGCGTCTTCCTGCCGCAGCACGGTCTGGCCCAGACGGAAGGCTTCGACCGCAGCAGGTGCACCCCAGGCCAGATCCTCCTCTTGCGACCGGCCGCGTCCGAGGGCGCGTGCGTAAATCGGCTCCAATTCACCGGATTCCTGGTTTTGAAGTAACAACGCGACTGTGTCGAAAATGAAGATCGTGCGCGCCAGCCGGAAGACTGCATCCAATCCGGCTTCGGTGTCGAAGGTCTCGGCAACCACGCGTGCGATTGCATACACGGCGTTCAATTCCGTGCCGACGGTCAGTGGTTCTGGGGCAGGCAGAGGTCCGGTCATGACGGTAGCACTACGGGGGAGAGCGCGAAGCTAAAAGTGCTGCCTTCGCCTTCTTCACTTTCCACCTTTAATTCACTGCCGTGGGCGTTTATGATCAGCCTCGCCAGTGCAAGTCCGAGTCCCGCCCCACCGTATCGGCGCGTCGGGGAACCGTCCAATTGATGGAAAGGTTCAAAAATCTCTTCCATTCGGTCTGGTGGGATCCCGATTCCGGTATCGCTGACCGAGATGATGACGAGTTGATCGTCTTGCTTGGCAGACAGACGTACGCTTCCCCCGGAAGGCGTAAATTTGATTGCGTTGTCGATCAATTGAAACAAGACCCAGAACAGCCGATCCAGGTCGGCAAACACGGCAGGTATCCCCTCGTCCACATCGTTTTCGAGATCTCTCCAATCTGATCCTCGAGAAGCAATTCGAGATAGCCTTTGATGTGAGAAAGCGGGGTACGGAGTTCGTGGGAAATGTTGGAAATCAAATTGGCTTTGATCTGATTGACTTCGGAAAGCCGCTCCAGCGCTCGGCGCAGTTCGACGGTTCGTTCGTGGACTCTTCGTTCCAATGTACGATTCGATTCCTGCAGGGCGGCATGCAGTTGGATGATCTGTTCCGTGATGGCTTTGTCCAATGATTTGCGATCGATGAAGCCGAGTTGGAGGAGCGTCTGCCCGATAAGATGGTGTTCACCCCTGGCGGTGCTCTCCTTCTGTTTTTCGAGGGCGGTTTCCAGATTGTCGGCTGAAATCAGCTTTTGCCCCACCAGATATTCACCGATGCGAGGCACCAGAGCCGGAGGGGTCGTGCGGATCGGAGCGGAATCCGGAAGACCTTCAAGATACGCTTTTTCGGCCAACAAAGCATAAATGGCGATGTCGACCCCGCATTCCAAACACGTTTTGGAGTCTGTGGGAATTGGGTAGTTGCACTGGGGACAGAGGATGACTGTCTGGCCGCCCTTCGGATCTGATTTCGCCACCGTTGCGCCTCGTCGGAACTTTTCTATTTTTCGTATCATCGAAGAAGGCATCAATTTTTGCCGTAACGAACACCCCGATGTCGTAATCTTGGATTTACTCATGCCGGAGATGGACGGCTGGGAAGTCTGCGAACGAATTCGCGAGTTTTCCGAGGTGCCGATACTGGTGCTCTCGGCTCTCGGTTCTCCGGCGAGTGTGGCCCGAGCGTTAGATGCTGGAGCGGACGATTATCTTATCAAGCCCATCCATGCAAGTCTGTTGGCTTCACGGCTGCGCACGCTCGTTCGACGTAATCTGGTACTTCAGGAGCAGAAGATCGCCTAAGACAGCTCCTTTGGAATCGCTGGCTGGCAACCGCGTTTCTCTCTCTGAATCACGCAGCATCCGCTGCGTGATTCTACTTAAAGCACAACGTTGACCTATAAAGCCGCTTTAACGGTTCCCCCGTCGAACATGAGCGCGTGCCCGTGGACAAACGACGCTGCAGGAGATGCCAGCCAGGCGATCGTGCGTCCGAATTCCGTTTCCGTTCCCATTCGACCGAGTGGAACGTCCTGTGTGACGCGGGCAGCTTCCTGTTCTATGGAAG contains these protein-coding regions:
- a CDS encoding ComEA family DNA-binding protein, giving the protein MLQKLGTFLGGLLSGLLATGLLILFISEPRGTPVVLEPPPTPGPIRVHVAGAVANPGVYELPDGSIARQAIEKAGGALDNAAMDRINLASTLSDGEQITVPIQVDASDPTSIARPETNASAHDLLDINTATAPELERLPGIGPSLAQKIVEYREKYGPFGKVEDITHVSGIGSAKFDQIRDLICVR
- a CDS encoding cob(I)yrinic acid a,c-diamide adenosyltransferase, which produces MSSEKRTGDDGFTNLLGDERVAKHHLRPSSYGTVDESSAALGLARSFALSDDTKDVIRAVQKDLYHMMAELAATKAAASRFRDIDEDRVGWLEREIAGFEQKIEIQKDFVLVGDSPAATALDLARAIVRRAERSVAKLSHENEIDNAQVLAYLNRLSHLCFVLMLWEDHLAGNEKPQRTKE
- a CDS encoding DUF554 domain-containing protein: MLGTLINIASVFVGSTIGILSGQRFPERVRQTVIASLGVFTMAVGVSLFIDSMGVDGENVLVPLISLLVGGILGEWWRIERRLKSLGAWLEARFAAGEGEAVGENRFVRGFLSASLLFCVGPMTILGSIQDGLTGDYRLLVIKSVLDGFAAIALASTLGIGVMFSVIVILLYQGGISLLAAQATAFFSDIMLAELTAVGGILLLSLSIGSILELRPIRSGNLLPALLVAPILVLVFQALGIG
- a CDS encoding DsbA family protein, with the protein product MSKRADKIAQNRKQRSQRRLIGLFMIIGGALIIAALLIWPSLNATQDINVPAAREYPFADGTSLGSPDAPVVIEDYSDFLCSHCRDFDQSTLPQIIANYVSTGQVRIEFRQFPILGSGSTVAANASLCAAEQNRFWQYTDLLFANQTAANFSSARLIAFAESLNLDRDQFSSCLDEGRYNTRVDAEFTAGRDRGVNSTPTFFINGQELVGAAPYVDFQQVIDSALQLAD
- a CDS encoding lysophospholipase; translated protein: MERKFQRLTASDGVKLYWQAWEPDGNAEATVCLLHGLGEHAGRYDHVARAFTAKGIAFHAIDLRGHGKSEGPRGHTPSLDQWLDDIRLLIDHANAEKARFLYGHSLGGLLALRFGLRPTTPLTGVIATGPALRRKFEVPTLKLLLGRLMSRVWPTFSQHSGLNPHDLSRDESVVQAYIDDPLVHDWASARLFIEATRAGEETLAHAAEFHQPLLLICGQEDHIIDVSACETFFEQSTSEDKTLRILPGLYHEVHNEPEKAGVIEEIVTWVVQRI
- a CDS encoding N-acetyltransferase; its protein translation is MSSHAAWTFRSSTPNDHDEVLHLIQTADYLHQHFDWVDALSLLGQPPYVIALHGNRVIGCLACPPDPPEVSWIRLFAVGLSYTPSDLWTPLWHEAALQARSMNVRHAAALLSADWFAPLLEKTGFRHSNDVVFLEWQRQPLPATDLTRGTIRTMQREDLPSVAELDERAFGGIWRYSEKTLRHAFRRASEARVIEIENRIAAYQISTESHYGAHLARLAVDPSWQRQGFGRALVIDAIRRLMRASKWKMSVNTQLDNTRSLQLYEQLGFNRKEPRHPVYEMELDS
- a CDS encoding tetratricopeptide repeat protein — protein: MKESEASPEELEELALESYRSGQYERSIERYTLAREHYSKDQNSSKAAEIANNLCVVLLAANQPQAALELVRDTPDYFLSQGDENRAAQASGNLASALEACGQNSAAEHAYHQAIDLFDKISDSENYSSTLQALSRLQLRQGKPLEALSTMQSGLETMPKARARDRLLRQLLKWPFRLIGR
- a CDS encoding helix-turn-helix transcriptional regulator; amino-acid sequence: MTDSAALTLRAKMLGAIIREARTEAHLSLSEAAEMIGTTRGILSSYEHGRRIISLPELELLAFHLDTPLDSLIAPTAPEKDERDEFDPEVFLSLRQRIIGALVRKRRSDTGMTMKALAESIGISSRSMGSYERGEKSIPFTDLELIVEALGQSIEDYIDDEGPVGEWLTTNKAFKNFMDFSPEIREFLCKPGNETYVQIAKQLSEIPVEKLRILAETLLDITL
- a CDS encoding response regulator transcription factor; amino-acid sequence: MSEDKKQTILVVDDEPRYVQLVEVNLRTEGYEVRSANDGQEALEEVSKEQPDLIMLDVMMPVMDGFTACERIREFSSVPIIILTAKGEERDRVRGLDAGADDYIVKPFSAQEMLARVRAVLRRAERTMDESFHQPIFTHHELTIDLPRALVTVSGERVSLTATEYRLLQTFASSIGQVISSDDLLSMVWGPEYQDDKEILWVCLSRLRQKIEPDPKNPIHIVTRQGIGYLMPPEDE
- a CDS encoding ATP-binding protein encodes the protein MTGPLPAPEPLTVGTELNAVYAIARVVAETFDTEAGLDAVFRLARTIFIFDTVALLLQNQESGELEPIYARALGRGRSQEEDLAWGAPAAVEAFRLGQTVLRQEDAGPMVKSRDRRRDYLGLPLVVSGRRVGGLTFGRFGGPSYPAEHIRLAEFVGWHVGQLLENRRMARRIANLEAQRQLARMQDEFVSTVSHELRTPLGFIKGYVTTLLREDTEWDEETRKQFLSIIDDESDRLRELIDNLLDSSRLQTGTLKMTFSPTHLSPILNDVIQRTISLYPEMRLTAEMDEDIPEIEIDGTRIAQVLENFITNAHKYAPDSAVNIQVRRNDQRLRVSVIDQGPGIPTDHVPHLFERFYRVPETSSSVRGTGLGLYICRKIIEAHGGEIGVESKLGQGSKFYFTLPININGIDRGENEHE
- a CDS encoding ATP-binding protein, with protein sequence MFADLDRLFWVLFQLIDNAIKFTPSGGSVRLSAKQDDQLVIISVSDTGIGIPPDRMEEIFEPFHQLDGSPTRRYGGAGLGLALARLIINAHGSELKVESEEGEGSTFSFALSPVVLPS
- a CDS encoding histidine kinase dimerization/phospho-acceptor domain-containing protein; amino-acid sequence: MAKSDPKGGQTVILCPQCNYPIPTDSKTCLECGVDIAIYALLAEKAYLEGLPDSAPIRTTPPALVPRIGEYLVGQKLISADNLETALEKQKESTARGEHHLIGQTLLQLGFIDRKSLDKAITEQIIQLHAALQESNRTLERRVHERTVELRRALERLSEVNQIKANLISNISHELRTPLSHIKGYLELLLEDQIGEISKTMWTRGYLPCLPTWIGCSGSCFN
- a CDS encoding response regulator, yielding MTVWPPFGSDFATVAPRRNFSIFRIIEEGINFCRNEHPDVVILDLLMPEMDGWEVCERIREFSEVPILVLSALGSPASVARALDAGADDYLIKPIHASLLASRLRTLVRRNLVLQEQKIA